The Pelagovum sp. HNIBRBA483 sequence CCGCCTGATCCACGCCTGCGGCATGGTCGAGATCGCGGATCGCCTCGCTTTCTCCCCCTCAGCATTCGAGGCTGGGCATGCAGCGCTGCAAAATGGTGCGCCGATCCTCTGTGATTGCGAAATGGTCGGCGCGGGCATTATCCGCCGCTACCTTCCCGCGCAGAACGAGGTCATCGTCACCCTCAATGATCCGTCGGTTCCGGCACTGGCCGCCGAGATCGGCAATACCCGCTCCGCCGCCGCCGTCCGGCTTTGGGCAGAGCGGTTGGAAGGCGCAGTCGTCGCCATCGGCAACGCGCCCACCGCGCTCTTTCACCTGCTCGAGTTGATCGACGCAGGCGCGCCCAAGCCTGCTGTCATCCTCGGCTTCCCCGTTGGCTTCGTCGGCGCGGCGGAGTCCAAGGCAGAGCTGGCGGCAGACCCGCGCGGCTGTGATTTCGTGGCACTTCGCGGGCGTCGCGGCGGTTCCGCAATCGCCTCCGCTGCTGTCAATGCGCTTGCCGCTGGCGGCCTGCCGGAGGAACGGTCGTGACCGCCCGCCCCGTTAACTTTCTGCAGGTGCGATATGCATCAGTTGTGCATCAGTTGTGCATCACTTGTGCATCCCCCGATTCGGCGCTTTTCGCTGCACCTGCAAACACTCTGGAGGCCCTCAATGGCTGAGCCTTGGCTGCATATTATTGGCATTGGCGAGGACGGTCTTGATGGCCTTTCTCCGGCCACCCGCGCGGTGCTCGAAGCCGCCGAAATCATCATCGGCGGGGACCGTCATCACACGCTTTCGGCCAGCATAACGGCTGAACGTTTGTCATGGCCCAGTCCCTTTAACGCATTGATAGAAAAGCTTGAATCCTTCCGTGGCCGCCGCGTCGCCGTGCTGGCTACGGGCGATCCGCTCTGGTTCTCCGTCGGTGCCCGCATCGGTCGCGCAATTGACCCTTCACAGATCGTCTACCACCCGCAGCTTTCCGCCTTCCAGCTCGCCGCCGCCCGCATGGGCTGGTCCTTGCCGGATGTCGAAACCCTGACCGTCCACGGACGCCCCGTCGAGCAAATGATCGCCTTCATACAGCCCGACCAGCGCCTCCTCGTCCTCACCACCGGCGCCCAAACCCCTGCACAGATTGCAAAATTTCTGTCCGAGCGCGGCTATGGCCGCTCCCGCATGACAGTTCTTGCGGCAATGGGCGGTGCCGATGAGGCGCGTTTTGATGGCATCGCCGAAAGCTGGGCGCATGTGGTACCCGAATTTAACACTTTGGCCGTAGAGTGTATCGCAGACCCAGATGCTGCACTGCTTCCACGCATCCCCGGCCTCGACGACGCGCTGTTCCAATCCGATGGAACCATGACAAAGCAGGAAGTGCGCGCCGTTACAGTGGCCAAGCTGATGCCGATGCGCGGCGCACTTTTGTGGGATATTGGTTGCGGTTGCGGCTCTGTCGCAATCGAATGGATGCGCGCGGCGCATTACGCCCGCGCCATCGGGATCGAACCGCGCGCAGACCGTCGGACGATGGCCGCCGCAAACGCGCTCGCCTTGGGTGCGCCCAAGCTTGAGCTGATCGAAGGCACAGCGCCCAATTGCCTCGCTGACCTCCCGGCACCCGATGCGATTTTCATCGGCGGCGGCATGTCGGATGAAACGTTCGATGCGGCATGGTCCGCCCTGCGCCCCCTTGGCCGCCTTGTCGCCAATGCCGTCACCCTCGAAAGCGAGGCGCAGCTCCTCGCCCTGCACAAGACCCACGGCGGTCTGCTGACCAAGATCGCGGTCAACCGCGCCGAGCCCGTTGGCCGCCTCACCGGCTGGCGCCCGCTCATGCCCGTCACCCAATGGAGCCTCGTGAAACGATGACCGGCACCCTCTACGGCGTCGGCCTCGGCCCCGGCGCGCCCGATCTTCTGACCCTACGCGCCGCCCGCCTGATCGAGTCCGCGACCGTCATCGCCTACCCGTCCCTCGCAGGCGGTGACAGTTTCGCCCGCTCCATCGCGGCCGATCTCATCCCCACCACCGCCCGTGAAATCATCATGGATGTCCCAATGACAACCGAGCGGGCGCCGGCGCAGACGGCCTATGACACCGGCGCCGCCGAGATCGCCGCCGCTCTGGATGCAGGTGAGGACGTGGTTTGCCTCTGCGAAGGCGATCCGCTTTTCTACGGCTCCTTCATGTACATCCATGCCCGCCTTAAGGAGCGCTACACCGTCGAGGTTATCCCCGGCGTGACATCCGTTACCGCCTGCGCCGCCCGCGCCGCTCTGCCACTTGCAGCCCGCAACGAACGTCTGACTATCCTTCCCGGACCGCTCGAAGAGGATGACCTCAAAGCCGAAATCACGCGCGCCGATAGCGTTGTGATCATGAAGGTCGGTCGGCATCTCGCAAAAATTCGCCGCGTCCTCACCGCCCTCGATCTGGCTGATCAAGCTGTCTATGTCGAGCGCGCAAGCCTTCCTGAAGAGGTTTGCCTGCCACTCTCTCAAGCCCCTGAAAAGGCGCCCTATTTCTCAATGATTCTACTGACGAAGGGAGCCGATCCTTGGCTTTGAACCCTGTTATTCTCGCGCTTTCGGCTTCCGGAGAGGCCACCGCCCATCGCATCGCCGCTGCGCTCGGCCTTTCCGTTCACGGGCGGCAAGATCGCGTCGAAAAAGCCGACGCATTCTTTGCCAACGCCCTCGATCACGCCCGCGATCTCTTCGCAGCTGGCGTCCCAGTGATCGGCGTTTGCGCAAGTGGTATTCTTATCCGTGGCGTTGCGCCCTTGCTGGCAGACAAAACAGCCGAGCCACCAGTCATTTCAGTTGCAGACGATGGCAGCGTCGTCATCCCGCTACTTGGCGGACATCGCGGCGCAAACAGGCTCGCCAAGCAAATCGCCGAAGCGCTCGGCGGCGTCGCAGCCGTCACAACCGCCGGTGATCTCGCCATTGGCGCCGCGCTGGATGCACCGCCCGCAGGCTACCGCCTTGCCAACCCAGACGACGCAAAATCTGTGATGGCCGCGCTTTTGAACGGTGCTCAGCCCCGCATCGAAGGGACTGATCTTTTCGACCTCGACAGCGCCGAAAACGGAACCATCACGCTCGCTGTCACGGAGGAACCGAGGAAAGGGGATTCCCAAACCTTGGTCTATCACCCCCAATCATTCGCCCTTGGGCTGGGCTGTGCCCGTAACGCCGACCCCGAAGAAATGTGGACGCTCGTCACTGAAACACTGGCGAATGCCGGCATCGCCACTGGTGCCATCGCCTGCGTGAATTCAATTGGCCTCAAGGCCGACGAACCCGCCATTAATGAAGTTGCGCGGCGCCTTGGTGTGCCGTTCCGCCTCTTCGAAGCCGCAGAACTCGAAGCCGAAACCCCACGCCTCGCCAATCCGTCCGAGGTGGTCTTTGCAGAGGTGGGCTGCCATGGCGTGTCCGAGGCTGCAGCGCTTGCAGCTGTTGGCTCTGAAGGCACATTGCATGTGGCCAAACGCAAAACTGCGAACGCGACTTGCGCCATCGCCAAAGCCCCCGCCCCCCTCATCGTATTGCGCGGCCGCGCACGCGGCAGGCTTTCTATCGTTGGGATCGGCCCCGGCCAATCAAGCTGGCGCACACCCGAGGTTTCGCGCCTCGTTGCCGATGCCGAAGAGCTTGTTGGCTACGGCCTCTACATTGATCTACTCGGCCCTCTGGCCGCAGGAAAGCAACGCTCTGATTTCCCTCTCGGCGGCGAGGAAGCCCGCTGCCGCTACGCGCTAGAACAAGCTGCTTTGGGTAAGAATGTCGCCCTTGTTTGCTCTGGTGATGCAGGCATTTACGCCATGGGCGCGCTAGTCTTCGAGCTGCTGGACCGCGACGCAGATCAGCATGGCGTGTCAGATGCCGCGCATCGGGTCGAGGTCGTCTGCTCCCCCGGCGTATCGGCACTGCAAGGCGCCGCCGCCCGAGCAGGTGCGCCATTAGGCCATGATTTCTGCACGATCTCCCTCTCGGATCTCCTCACCCCCCGCGACGAAATCATCCGGCGCCTGAAGGCTGCCGCAGAGGGCGATTTTGTGATCGCATTCTATAATCCCGTCTCCAAAACACGGCGCACGCTCCTTGCCGAAGCGCGTGACATCCTGCTTGAGCACCGCCCAGCGAATACGCCTGTCATGTTGGCTTCCAGCCTCGGCAGGCCGGAAGAACATATCCGCTATCGCAAGCTTGCCGATTTGCAGGTCGATGAGGTCGATATGCTGACAGTTGTTCTCATCGGTTCGTCCAACTCCCGCCTCGCACAGCTGGGCGAAGGCCCCCGCATGTTCACACCAAGGGGGTATGCCCGAAAGATCGATGGCGATCTCTCAACCAAGAAGGAAGCGCAGGCATGACTGTTTATTTCATCGGCGCAGGGCCAGGCGACCCCGAGCTTCTGACGCTGAAAGCCGCGCGTTTAATCGGCGAATGCCCCGTTTGCCTCTATGCGGGGTCACTGGTGCCGGAACAGGTCGTCGCAATCGCACCCAAAGATGCACGGGTGCTCGATACCGCGCCGATGACGCTGGACGAAACCCATGCGGAAATCGTCGCGGCCCATGAAAAAGGGCAGCATGTCGCGCGCGTACATTCCGGCGACCCATCGCTTTATGGCGCAATCGCAGAACAAATCAGGCGCCTTCGTCAGGACAATATTGATTATCAGATCATTCCCGGCGTCCCTGCCTACACGGCAGCAGCAGCGGCTCTCGGGCAGGAACTCACCATTCCTGAAGTCGCTCAATCCATTGTTCTCACCCGCATGTCGATGAAATCGACCTCCATGCCAGCAGGCGAAACGCTGGAAAACTTCGCTCGCACCGGCACCACGCTCGCAATCCATCTCGGTATCCGTGCGCTGAGGGAAATCGAGCGGCAGTTGGTCCCGTTTTATGGTGAGGACTGCCCCGTTGCGGTGATCTATCGCGTCGGTTGGCCCGATCAGCAGATTATTCGCGGCACGCTCACCACGGTGCGCGAGAAAGTGCGCGAGGCGAAGATCACCCGAACGGCGTTGATCCTCGTTGGTCCTGCCCTCTCTGATCAGCACGGCTTCCCTGACAGTGCTTTATATGACGCCGCGCGCCCGCATGTGCTGCGCCCGAAGGCACGAAAAGAGCCCGTGTAAAAATTGCAACGCTGACCGGCCGAGAAATTCTGCACCCTGCTTTCTTAACTTGAACTTCACCGAAAATACGAGAAGTTCATGATTAGTAGGGAGCATCGCACATGACAGATTTTCTGCCGGAAGCCGTTCTAAAAGGGTTGGAAGATGCCCGAAAAGCGGCGCAGCGCCGTTCGTCACGCCTGTGCGTGCATGACGGTGATGATGTCTATCGCATCTTGCGTTTTTGGGACGGTGGATTCGCGATGGAGGCTGAGAACGCCCCCAACCTTCGGGGTCATGTCGAGCTTTATGACGGTGCGCGGCATCTCTACCAATGCCTCGTCTACACCTCGCGGGAGGAAGATGGCGAGCGCATCTACGAGTTCAAATGGCATGCGCCTGTTACTGACCGGCCCGCTGCCGATTTCGTGCGCGAGGGCGACGAACCCGTCGCCCTAATCACCCGCGATTGAAGTAATCGCTACCAATTAACGGCGAACGTGGATTGAAGCCGCGAAACGGCTTCCTCGATCCGCACGCGCGGCATCGCCAGATTAAACCGCAAGCCGGTTTCTCCTCCCGTTCCAAGTGGGACACCCGGCGTTGGCGCAATGCGGGCGCCATCGACCACGCGCCTTACGATCTCATCCGTGGACAATCCAGTCCCACCGAAATCGAGCCAAGCCAAATAGGTTGCTTCCATCTCCATTGCTGTAACGCCCGCGATCCGGTTCGTGCCATCGTTGAAAAGGCGCGCATTTTCCGCAAGATAGCTACACAGCGCGTCCACCCACTCGGCACCTGCCGGACTATAGACAGCCTCTGTCATACGCATTCCAAAGAGATTCGGAGACATATCCAAGCTGCGGCAAAAGTTCTTGTATTTCTTCCGCAGTTTCGGGTCGGGGATGATCACGTTACCCGTGCGCAAACCGGCGATATTAAACGTCTTCGAGGCCGATGACGTCACGATTGTCATATCAACTGCGTCCGGCAGGACTTTCAAAATCGTTTGATGCTCGAAACCGGGGAATACGATGTCTTGATGCACCTCGTCCGAGATCAGCAGCAGATTATTCTTCCGACAAAAAGCAACCAGATCACGCAGTTCATCGGCCGACCAAACGCGCCCTGCCGGATTATGCGGTGAACTTAGCAAGACCAGCCGTTCACGGCCGGACAGAAGTTCCTGATAGTGCTCGAAATCCATTCTGAATTTGCCGTCCGCGCCAATGGCAAGCGGAAGTTCCCTGACCGCCCGACCCGCATTTCGGGTTTTCACCGCAAATTCCTGATAAACGGGGGTGAAAATGACGATTTCGTCACCAGGGTTGGTATAGGTCTGAATTGCGATGGCGATACCATTCCCCAAGCCGCCGGTAACCGATATCCAATCCGGTTCGATCTTCCATCCATGCCGGTTTTCGGCCCACCAGCCCACAGCATCGTAATACCGA is a genomic window containing:
- the cbiE gene encoding precorrin-6y C5,15-methyltransferase (decarboxylating) subunit CbiE, producing the protein MAEPWLHIIGIGEDGLDGLSPATRAVLEAAEIIIGGDRHHTLSASITAERLSWPSPFNALIEKLESFRGRRVAVLATGDPLWFSVGARIGRAIDPSQIVYHPQLSAFQLAAARMGWSLPDVETLTVHGRPVEQMIAFIQPDQRLLVLTTGAQTPAQIAKFLSERGYGRSRMTVLAAMGGADEARFDGIAESWAHVVPEFNTLAVECIADPDAALLPRIPGLDDALFQSDGTMTKQEVRAVTVAKLMPMRGALLWDIGCGCGSVAIEWMRAAHYARAIGIEPRADRRTMAAANALALGAPKLELIEGTAPNCLADLPAPDAIFIGGGMSDETFDAAWSALRPLGRLVANAVTLESEAQLLALHKTHGGLLTKIAVNRAEPVGRLTGWRPLMPVTQWSLVKR
- a CDS encoding precorrin-8X methylmutase, with the translated sequence MRPYEKDPKAIYAESFATVRREARLERFPAGMQAMATRLIHACGMVEIADRLAFSPSAFEAGHAALQNGAPILCDCEMVGAGIIRRYLPAQNEVIVTLNDPSVPALAAEIGNTRSAAAVRLWAERLEGAVVAIGNAPTALFHLLELIDAGAPKPAVILGFPVGFVGAAESKAELAADPRGCDFVALRGRRGGSAIASAAVNALAAGGLPEERS
- the cobJ gene encoding precorrin-3B C(17)-methyltransferase, which encodes MALNPVILALSASGEATAHRIAAALGLSVHGRQDRVEKADAFFANALDHARDLFAAGVPVIGVCASGILIRGVAPLLADKTAEPPVISVADDGSVVIPLLGGHRGANRLAKQIAEALGGVAAVTTAGDLAIGAALDAPPAGYRLANPDDAKSVMAALLNGAQPRIEGTDLFDLDSAENGTITLAVTEEPRKGDSQTLVYHPQSFALGLGCARNADPEEMWTLVTETLANAGIATGAIACVNSIGLKADEPAINEVARRLGVPFRLFEAAELEAETPRLANPSEVVFAEVGCHGVSEAAALAAVGSEGTLHVAKRKTANATCAIAKAPAPLIVLRGRARGRLSIVGIGPGQSSWRTPEVSRLVADAEELVGYGLYIDLLGPLAAGKQRSDFPLGGEEARCRYALEQAALGKNVALVCSGDAGIYAMGALVFELLDRDADQHGVSDAAHRVEVVCSPGVSALQGAAARAGAPLGHDFCTISLSDLLTPRDEIIRRLKAAAEGDFVIAFYNPVSKTRRTLLAEARDILLEHRPANTPVMLASSLGRPEEHIRYRKLADLQVDEVDMLTVVLIGSSNSRLAQLGEGPRMFTPRGYARKIDGDLSTKKEAQA
- the cobM gene encoding precorrin-4 C(11)-methyltransferase, encoding MTVYFIGAGPGDPELLTLKAARLIGECPVCLYAGSLVPEQVVAIAPKDARVLDTAPMTLDETHAEIVAAHEKGQHVARVHSGDPSLYGAIAEQIRRLRQDNIDYQIIPGVPAYTAAAAALGQELTIPEVAQSIVLTRMSMKSTSMPAGETLENFARTGTTLAIHLGIRALREIERQLVPFYGEDCPVAVIYRVGWPDQQIIRGTLTTVREKVREAKITRTALILVGPALSDQHGFPDSALYDAARPHVLRPKARKEPV
- the cobI gene encoding precorrin-2 C(20)-methyltransferase yields the protein MTGTLYGVGLGPGAPDLLTLRAARLIESATVIAYPSLAGGDSFARSIAADLIPTTAREIIMDVPMTTERAPAQTAYDTGAAEIAAALDAGEDVVCLCEGDPLFYGSFMYIHARLKERYTVEVIPGVTSVTACAARAALPLAARNERLTILPGPLEEDDLKAEITRADSVVIMKVGRHLAKIRRVLTALDLADQAVYVERASLPEEVCLPLSQAPEKAPYFSMILLTKGADPWL
- a CDS encoding MalY/PatB family protein; its protein translation is MNFDELIDRRGKSVTKWDSIDLLYDMPTEDALAMWIADMDFRPAACVQQAAEELLRRNDYGYFTHFDRYYDAVGWWAENRHGWKIEPDWISVTGGLGNGIAIAIQTYTNPGDEIVIFTPVYQEFAVKTRNAGRAVRELPLAIGADGKFRMDFEHYQELLSGRERLVLLSSPHNPAGRVWSADELRDLVAFCRKNNLLLISDEVHQDIVFPGFEHQTILKVLPDAVDMTIVTSSASKTFNIAGLRTGNVIIPDPKLRKKYKNFCRSLDMSPNLFGMRMTEAVYSPAGAEWVDALCSYLAENARLFNDGTNRIAGVTAMEMEATYLAWLDFGGTGLSTDEIVRRVVDGARIAPTPGVPLGTGGETGLRFNLAMPRVRIEEAVSRLQSTFAVNW